The following proteins are encoded in a genomic region of Canis lupus familiaris isolate Mischka breed German Shepherd chromosome 6, alternate assembly UU_Cfam_GSD_1.0, whole genome shotgun sequence:
- the ZNF48 gene encoding zinc finger protein 48 isoform X2: MERAVEPWGPDLQGAEEREQLRSARTGIGSENVEISQPDEFEHTPQEDDLGFKEEEDLAPGHEVGNASLKPEGIQTWDDLWVQREVPGKPQARDGGPRLLGEPRWGQASDRAAVCGECGKSFRQMSDLVKHQRTHTGEKPYKCAVCGKGFGDSSARIKHQRTHSGEKPYRARPPAQGPPKIPRSRIPAGERPTICGECGKSFRQSSDLVKHQRTHTGEKPYKCGICGKGFGDSSARIKHQRTHRGEQPPRPVVPRQQPSRAATAATQGPKAQDKPYICTDCGKRFVLSCSLLSHQRSHLGPKPFGCDVCGKEFARGSDLVKHLRVHTGEKPYLCPECGKGFADSSARVKHLRTHSGERPHACPECDRTFSLSSTLLRHRLTHMEPQDFSFPGYPLAPLIPSPPPSSSPPPPPLGTSPPLTPRSPSHSGDGPFGLPGLEPEPGGPQAGEPPPPLEGDKPHKCPECGKGFRRSSDLVKHHRVHTGEKPYLCPECGKGFADSSARVKHLRTHRGERARPPPPSTLLRPHNPPGPASTAPRPRVRAQTSGPSQPHVCSFCGKEFPRSSDLVKHRRTHTGEKPYKCAECGKGFGDSSARIKHQRGHLVLRPFGTGDGQSRPLKEEPPTGLE, translated from the exons ATGGAGCGCGCGGTGGAGCCCTGGGGCCCGGATCTCCAGGGcgcagaggagagggagcagctgAGAAGCGCCCGCACAG GTATAGGGAGTGAGAATGTGGAGATTTCTCAGCCGGATGAGTTTGAACATACCCCACAGGAGGATGACTTGGGGTTCAAGGAAGAGGAAGATTTGGCCCCAGGTCATGAAGTAGGAAATGCCTCTCTCAAACCTGAAGGCATCCAGACCTGGGATGACTTGTGGGTCCAGAGAGAGGTACCAGGAAAACCTCAGGCTCGGGACGGAGGTCCCCGGCTCTTGGGAGAGCCACGTTGGGGCCAGGCTAGTGATCGGGCTGCCGTGTGTGGTGAGTGTGGCAAGAGCTTTCGGCAGATGTCAGATCTGGTGAAACACCAGCGGACCCATACTGGGGAGAAACCCTACAAGTGTGCGGTGTGTGGCAAGGGCTTTGGGGATAGCTCTGCCCGTATCAAACACCAGCGAACTCATAGTGGTGAAAAACCCTACAGAGCCCGGCCACCAGCCCAAGGCCCCCCAAAGATTCCTCGATCCAGGATCCCCGCTGGTGAGCGCCCCACTATTTGCGGTGAATGTGGCAAGAGCTTCCGGCAGAGTTCTGACCTGGTGAAACACCAGCGAACACACACGGGTGAGAAGCCCTACAAGTGTGGCATCTGTGGGAAGGGCTTTGGTGACAGTTCTGCTCGCATAAAGCACCAGCGGACACACCGGGGGGAGCAGCCTCCCCGGCCCGTGGTGCCCAGACAGCAGCCTTCTCGAGCAGCCACAGCAGCCACACAGGGGCCCAAGGCCCAGGACAAGCCATATATCTGCACCGATTGTGGTAAAAGGTTTGTGCTCAGCTGCAGCCTTCTGAGCCACCAGCGCAGTCACTTGGGGCCCAAACCTTTTGGCTGTGATGTGTGTGGAAAGGAGTTTGCCCGGGGCTCAGACCTGGTGAAGCACCTGCGGGTGCATACAGGAGAGAAGCCCTATCTATGCCCTGAGTGTGGCAAGGGCTTTGCTGACAGCTCTGCCCGGGTCAAACACCTCCGCACCCATAGTGGGGAGAGGCCTCACGCCTGCCCTGAATGTGACCGCACCTTCAGCCTCAGCTCCACCCTTCTCCGCCACCGCCTCACTCATATGGAGCCCCAGGACTTCAGCTTCCCAGGCTATCCCTTGGCTCCCCTGatccccagcccaccccccagctcaagcccacccccacctcctcttgGCACGAGCCCCCCTCTGACACCTCGAAGCCCTTCACACTCAGGTGATGGGCCTTTTGGCCTGCCTGGCTTGGAACCAGAGCCTGGGGGCCCACAGGCTGgggagcctcccccacccctggaagGTGACAAGCCACACAAGTGCCCTGAGTGTGGCAAGGGCTTCCGCCGAAGCTCGGACCTGGTGAAACACCATCGTGTGCACACAGGGGAGAAGCCCTACCTCTGCCCTGAATGCGGCAAGGGTTTTGCTGACAGCTCAGCCCGAGTCAAGCACCTCCGCACCCACCGAGGTGAACGGGCTcggccaccaccaccatccactcTCCTGAGGCCACATAACCCCCCTGGCCCAGCATCCACAGCCCCTCGACCCCGAGTCCGAGCCCAGACCTCTGGACCCAGTCAGCCCCATGTGTGTAGCTTCTGTGGGAAGGAATTTCCCCGGAGTTCAGATCTGGTCAAACATAGGCGAACACACACTGGGGAGAAGCCATATAAGTGTGCAGAGTGTGGCAAAGGTTTTGGTGACAGTTCGGCCCGCATCAAGCACCAGCGTGGGCACTTGGTCCTGAGGCCCTTCGGGACAGGGGATGGTCAGTCAAGGCCCCTCAAGGAGGAGCCACCAACAGGACTGGAGTAA
- the ZNF48 gene encoding zinc finger protein 48 isoform X1, with product MQLLPGPRAVPCGPALPLPVPAPGGRPRDAWVRAPSPFGAEPASRGRRRLGQRSPAEELARAPGWRSRRRPGGEGGAAGRKEQQGGVRAMERAVEPWGPDLQGAEEREQLRSARTGIGSENVEISQPDEFEHTPQEDDLGFKEEEDLAPGHEVGNASLKPEGIQTWDDLWVQREVPGKPQARDGGPRLLGEPRWGQASDRAAVCGECGKSFRQMSDLVKHQRTHTGEKPYKCAVCGKGFGDSSARIKHQRTHSGEKPYRARPPAQGPPKIPRSRIPAGERPTICGECGKSFRQSSDLVKHQRTHTGEKPYKCGICGKGFGDSSARIKHQRTHRGEQPPRPVVPRQQPSRAATAATQGPKAQDKPYICTDCGKRFVLSCSLLSHQRSHLGPKPFGCDVCGKEFARGSDLVKHLRVHTGEKPYLCPECGKGFADSSARVKHLRTHSGERPHACPECDRTFSLSSTLLRHRLTHMEPQDFSFPGYPLAPLIPSPPPSSSPPPPPLGTSPPLTPRSPSHSGDGPFGLPGLEPEPGGPQAGEPPPPLEGDKPHKCPECGKGFRRSSDLVKHHRVHTGEKPYLCPECGKGFADSSARVKHLRTHRGERARPPPPSTLLRPHNPPGPASTAPRPRVRAQTSGPSQPHVCSFCGKEFPRSSDLVKHRRTHTGEKPYKCAECGKGFGDSSARIKHQRGHLVLRPFGTGDGQSRPLKEEPPTGLE from the exons ATGCAGCTCCTCCCAGGTCCTAGAGCGGTTCCGTGCGGCCCCGCGCTTCCGCTTCCCGTCCCCGCCCCCGGCGGCCGCCCCCGGGACGCCTGGGTCCGAGCCCCCTCCCCATTTGGCGCGGAGCCCGCGTCCCGGGGCCGCCGGCGGCTCGGGCAGCGGAGCCCAGCCGAGGAGCTCGCGAGGGCGCCGGGGTGGCGTAGTCGGAGGCGGCCAGGAGGAGAAGGGGGCGCTGCGGGCCGGAAGGAACAGCAG GGCGGCGTGCGGGCGATGGAGCGCGCGGTGGAGCCCTGGGGCCCGGATCTCCAGGGcgcagaggagagggagcagctgAGAAGCGCCCGCACAG GTATAGGGAGTGAGAATGTGGAGATTTCTCAGCCGGATGAGTTTGAACATACCCCACAGGAGGATGACTTGGGGTTCAAGGAAGAGGAAGATTTGGCCCCAGGTCATGAAGTAGGAAATGCCTCTCTCAAACCTGAAGGCATCCAGACCTGGGATGACTTGTGGGTCCAGAGAGAGGTACCAGGAAAACCTCAGGCTCGGGACGGAGGTCCCCGGCTCTTGGGAGAGCCACGTTGGGGCCAGGCTAGTGATCGGGCTGCCGTGTGTGGTGAGTGTGGCAAGAGCTTTCGGCAGATGTCAGATCTGGTGAAACACCAGCGGACCCATACTGGGGAGAAACCCTACAAGTGTGCGGTGTGTGGCAAGGGCTTTGGGGATAGCTCTGCCCGTATCAAACACCAGCGAACTCATAGTGGTGAAAAACCCTACAGAGCCCGGCCACCAGCCCAAGGCCCCCCAAAGATTCCTCGATCCAGGATCCCCGCTGGTGAGCGCCCCACTATTTGCGGTGAATGTGGCAAGAGCTTCCGGCAGAGTTCTGACCTGGTGAAACACCAGCGAACACACACGGGTGAGAAGCCCTACAAGTGTGGCATCTGTGGGAAGGGCTTTGGTGACAGTTCTGCTCGCATAAAGCACCAGCGGACACACCGGGGGGAGCAGCCTCCCCGGCCCGTGGTGCCCAGACAGCAGCCTTCTCGAGCAGCCACAGCAGCCACACAGGGGCCCAAGGCCCAGGACAAGCCATATATCTGCACCGATTGTGGTAAAAGGTTTGTGCTCAGCTGCAGCCTTCTGAGCCACCAGCGCAGTCACTTGGGGCCCAAACCTTTTGGCTGTGATGTGTGTGGAAAGGAGTTTGCCCGGGGCTCAGACCTGGTGAAGCACCTGCGGGTGCATACAGGAGAGAAGCCCTATCTATGCCCTGAGTGTGGCAAGGGCTTTGCTGACAGCTCTGCCCGGGTCAAACACCTCCGCACCCATAGTGGGGAGAGGCCTCACGCCTGCCCTGAATGTGACCGCACCTTCAGCCTCAGCTCCACCCTTCTCCGCCACCGCCTCACTCATATGGAGCCCCAGGACTTCAGCTTCCCAGGCTATCCCTTGGCTCCCCTGatccccagcccaccccccagctcaagcccacccccacctcctcttgGCACGAGCCCCCCTCTGACACCTCGAAGCCCTTCACACTCAGGTGATGGGCCTTTTGGCCTGCCTGGCTTGGAACCAGAGCCTGGGGGCCCACAGGCTGgggagcctcccccacccctggaagGTGACAAGCCACACAAGTGCCCTGAGTGTGGCAAGGGCTTCCGCCGAAGCTCGGACCTGGTGAAACACCATCGTGTGCACACAGGGGAGAAGCCCTACCTCTGCCCTGAATGCGGCAAGGGTTTTGCTGACAGCTCAGCCCGAGTCAAGCACCTCCGCACCCACCGAGGTGAACGGGCTcggccaccaccaccatccactcTCCTGAGGCCACATAACCCCCCTGGCCCAGCATCCACAGCCCCTCGACCCCGAGTCCGAGCCCAGACCTCTGGACCCAGTCAGCCCCATGTGTGTAGCTTCTGTGGGAAGGAATTTCCCCGGAGTTCAGATCTGGTCAAACATAGGCGAACACACACTGGGGAGAAGCCATATAAGTGTGCAGAGTGTGGCAAAGGTTTTGGTGACAGTTCGGCCCGCATCAAGCACCAGCGTGGGCACTTGGTCCTGAGGCCCTTCGGGACAGGGGATGGTCAGTCAAGGCCCCTCAAGGAGGAGCCACCAACAGGACTGGAGTAA
- the SEPTIN1 gene encoding septin-1 isoform X1: MQQDKEYVGFAALPNQLHRKSVKKGFDFTLMVAGESGLGKSTLINSLFLTNLYEDRQLPEASARLTRTLTIERRGVEIEEGGIKVKLTVVDTPGFGDSVDCSDCWLPVVRFIEEQFEQYLRDESGLNRKNIQDSRVHCCLYFISPFGRGLRPLDVAFLRAVHEKVNIIPVIGKADALMPKETQALKQKIRDQLKEEEINIYQFPDCDSDEDEDFKRQDAEMKESIPFAVVGSCEVVRDGGTRPVRGRRYSWGTVEVENPHHCDFLNLRRMLVQTHLQDLKEVTHDLLYEGYRASCLQSLARPGARDRTSRSKLSRQSATEIPLPMLPLAETEKLIREKDEELRRMQEMLEKMQAQMQQSQTQGEQSDTL; this comes from the exons ATG CAACAGGACAAGGAGTATGTGGGTTTCGCCGCCCTCCCCAATCAGCTGCACCGCAAGTCCGTCAAGAAGGGCTTCGACTTCACACTCATGGTGGCAG GGGAGTCAGGCTTGGGAAAATCCACCCTCATCAACAGCCTGTTTCTCACCAATCTCTATGAGGACCGGCAACTGCCAGAGGCCAGCG CTCGCTTGACACGAACACTGACCATTGAGCGCCGGGGTGTGGAGATCGAGGAGGGGGGTATTAAGGTGAAGCTGACAGTGGTGGATACACCTGGCTTTGGGGACTCCGTGGATTGTTCAGACTG CTGGCTGCCTGTGGTGCGCTTCATTGAGGAGCAATTTGAGCAGTATCTTAGGGATGAGAGTGGCCTGAACCGGAAGAACATTCAGGATTCCCGTGTCCACTGCTGCCTCTACTTCATCTCACCCTTTGGCCGAGG GCTCCGGCCCCTAGATGTGGCCTTCCTCCGGGCAGTACATGAAAAGGTCAACATCATCCCAGTCATTGGCAAAGCAGATGCCCTGATGCCTAAGGAGACCCAGGCTCTCAAGCAGAAG ATCAGGGACCAGTTGAAAGAGGAAGAGATCAACATCTACCAGTTCCCCGATTGTGACTCTGATGAGGATGAGGACTTCAAGAGGCAGGATGCAGAGATGAAG GAAAGCATCCCTTTTGCAGTTGTTGGTTCCTGCGAGGTAGTGAGGGACGGTGGGACCCGGCCTGTGAGGGGACGCCGCTACTCCTGGGGTACCGTGGAGG TCGAGAACCCACATCACTGCGACTTCCTGAACCTGCGACGGATGCTGGTGCAGACACACCTGCAGGACCTGAAGGAAGTGACCCACGATCTTCTCTACGAGGGCTACCGGGCCAGCTGCCTACAGAGCCTAGCCCGGCCTGGGGCTCGCGATCGAACCAGCCGTAG TAAGCTCTCCCGCCAGAGCGCCACAGAGATCCCGTTGCCCATGCTGCCTCTGGCCGAGACAGAGAAATTGATCCGTGAGAAAGATGAAGAG CTGCGCCGCATGCAAGAGATGCTGGAGAAGATGCAGGCCCAGATGCAGCAAAGCCAGACTCAGGGAGAGCAATCGGACACTCTCTGA
- the SEPTIN1 gene encoding septin-1 isoform X2 codes for MQQDKEYVGFAALPNQLHRKSVKKGFDFTLMVAGESGLGKSTLINSLFLTNLYEDRQLPEASARLTRTLTIERRGVEIEEGGIKVKLTVVDTPGFGDSVDCSDWLRPLDVAFLRAVHEKVNIIPVIGKADALMPKETQALKQKIRDQLKEEEINIYQFPDCDSDEDEDFKRQDAEMKESIPFAVVGSCEVVRDGGTRPVRGRRYSWGTVEVENPHHCDFLNLRRMLVQTHLQDLKEVTHDLLYEGYRASCLQSLARPGARDRTSRSKLSRQSATEIPLPMLPLAETEKLIREKDEELRRMQEMLEKMQAQMQQSQTQGEQSDTL; via the exons ATG CAACAGGACAAGGAGTATGTGGGTTTCGCCGCCCTCCCCAATCAGCTGCACCGCAAGTCCGTCAAGAAGGGCTTCGACTTCACACTCATGGTGGCAG GGGAGTCAGGCTTGGGAAAATCCACCCTCATCAACAGCCTGTTTCTCACCAATCTCTATGAGGACCGGCAACTGCCAGAGGCCAGCG CTCGCTTGACACGAACACTGACCATTGAGCGCCGGGGTGTGGAGATCGAGGAGGGGGGTATTAAGGTGAAGCTGACAGTGGTGGATACACCTGGCTTTGGGGACTCCGTGGATTGTTCAGACTG GCTCCGGCCCCTAGATGTGGCCTTCCTCCGGGCAGTACATGAAAAGGTCAACATCATCCCAGTCATTGGCAAAGCAGATGCCCTGATGCCTAAGGAGACCCAGGCTCTCAAGCAGAAG ATCAGGGACCAGTTGAAAGAGGAAGAGATCAACATCTACCAGTTCCCCGATTGTGACTCTGATGAGGATGAGGACTTCAAGAGGCAGGATGCAGAGATGAAG GAAAGCATCCCTTTTGCAGTTGTTGGTTCCTGCGAGGTAGTGAGGGACGGTGGGACCCGGCCTGTGAGGGGACGCCGCTACTCCTGGGGTACCGTGGAGG TCGAGAACCCACATCACTGCGACTTCCTGAACCTGCGACGGATGCTGGTGCAGACACACCTGCAGGACCTGAAGGAAGTGACCCACGATCTTCTCTACGAGGGCTACCGGGCCAGCTGCCTACAGAGCCTAGCCCGGCCTGGGGCTCGCGATCGAACCAGCCGTAG TAAGCTCTCCCGCCAGAGCGCCACAGAGATCCCGTTGCCCATGCTGCCTCTGGCCGAGACAGAGAAATTGATCCGTGAGAAAGATGAAGAG CTGCGCCGCATGCAAGAGATGCTGGAGAAGATGCAGGCCCAGATGCAGCAAAGCCAGACTCAGGGAGAGCAATCGGACACTCTCTGA
- the MYLPF gene encoding myosin regulatory light chain 2, skeletal muscle isoform — protein MAPKKAKRRAVAEGGSSNVFSMFDQTQIQEFKEAFTVIDQNRDGIIDKEDLRDTFAAMGRLNVKNEELDAMMKEASGPINFTVFLTMFGEKLKGADPEDVITGAFKVLDPEGKGTIKKQFLEEMLTTQCDRFSPEEIRNMWAAFPPDVGGNVDYKNICYVITHGDAKDQE, from the exons ATG GCACCCAAAAAGGCCAAGAGAAGGGCAGTGGCAGAGGGCGGAAGCTCCAATGTCTTCTCCATGTTCGACCAGACTCAGATCCAGGAGTTCAAGGAG GCCTTCACGGTAATTGACCAGAACCGTGATGGCATTATCGACAAGGAAGATCTGCGGGACACCTTCGCAGCCATGG GGCGCCTCAATGTGAAGAATGAGGAGCTAGATGCCATGATGAAGGAAGCCAGTGGTCCCATCAACTTCACCGTCTTCCTGACCATGTTTGGGGAGAAGCTTAAAG GTGCGGACCCCGAGGATGTGATCACTGGAGCCTTCAAGGTCCTGGACCCTGAGGGGAAGGGCACCATCAAGAAGCAGTT CCTGGAGGAGATGCTTACCACGCAGTGTGACCGCTTCTCCCCGGAggag ATCAGGAACATGTGGGCAGCCTTCCCCCCCGACGTGGGAGGCAACGTGGACTACAAGAACATTTGCTACGTCATCACGCATGGCGACGCCAAGGACCAGGAGTAG
- the TBC1D10B gene encoding TBC1 domain family member 10B: METGPAPLVAPPRRHGAPAAPSPPPRGSRAGPVVVVAPGPPVTTATSAPVTLVAPGEARPAWVPGPTQTSAPAPAPAPTVTSSTVVVLTLEASPEAARTQVSAGSEPLVSAAVAGAEMSVASGPGADSPKTEEARTSPAHGPGTPTATPTRTPSRTAPGALTAKPPLAPKPGTTVASGVTARVAAVTAGQVTSGHGAAPATSASTTQAPEDPSGPAPGPSGTCEAMVAVVTVTPAPEPAENSQDLGSTSSLGPGISGPRGQAPDTLSYLDSVSLMSGTLESLADDVSSMGSDSEINGLALRKTDKYGFLGGSQYSGSLESSIPVDVARQRELKWLEMFSNWDKWLSRRFQKVKLRCRKGIPSSLRAKAWQYLSNSKELLEQNPGKFEELERAPGDPKWLDVIEKDLHRQFPFHEMFAARGGHGQQDLYRILKAYTIYRPDEGYCQAQAPVAAVLLMHMPAEQAFWCLVQICDKYLPGYYSAGLEAIQLDGEIFFALLRRASPLAHRHLRRQRIDPVLYMTEWFMCIFARTLPWASVLRVWDMFFCEGVKIIFRVALVLLRHTLGSVEKLRSCQGMYETMEQLRNLPQQCMQEDFLVHEVTNLPVTEALIERENTTQLKKWRETRGELQYRPSRRLHGSRAIHEERRRQQPPLGPSSSLLSLPGLKSRGSRATGGVPSPPPPARRASAGPTPGPVVTAEGLHPSLPSPTGNSTPLAPSKETRRQEKERQKQEKEREKERQKQEKEREKQEKERQKWEKEQEKEQQKQEKERQKQEKKAQGRKLSLRRKADGPPTPQDGGDRSSASEARQDAYF, from the exons ATGGAGACCGGCCCGGCGCCCCTGGTGGCCCCGCCGCGCCGTCAtggcgcccccgcggccccctcgCCGCCACCCCGCGGCTCCCGGGCCGGACCCGTCGTGGTGGTGGCTCCGGGCCCGCCAGTGACCACGGCCACTTCGGCCCCAGTCACCCTGGTGGCCCCCGGGGAGGCGCGGCCCGCCTGGGTACCGGGGCCCACCCAGAcctcggccccggccccggccccggccccgaccgTCACGAGCAGCACAGTGGTGGTGCTGACTCTGGAGGCCTCACCCGAAGCCGCGAGGACGCAGGTCTCCGCTGGCTCAGAACCCCTGGTGTCCGCGGCAGTGGCAGGAGCCGAGATGTCCGTGGCTTCGGGCCCGGGGGCAGATTCTCCGAAGACAGAGGAGGCTAGAACCTCACCCGCCCATGGGCCAGGTACTCCCACCGCGACCCCCACCAGGACCCCTTCCAGAACGGCTCCTGGGGCTCTGACTGCCAAACCCCCGCTTGCCCCCAAGCCGGGAACCACAGTTGCCTCAGGAGTGACTGCGCGGGTTGCAGCAGTGACCGCGGGACAGGTGACAAGTGGACATGGAGCTGCCCCAGCAACATCAGCATCAACTACACAGGCTCCAGAGGACCCTTCAGGGCCTGCTCCAGGCCCTTCAGGGACATGTGAGGCTATGGTAGCTGTTGTGACAGTCACCCCAGCTCCGGAGCCCGCTGAAAACTCTCAGGACCTAGGCTCCACGTCCAGCCTGGGACCTGGCATCTCTGGGCCTCGAGGGCAGGCCCCGGACACTCTGAGCTACTTGGACTCCGTAAGCCTCATGTCTGGGACCTTGGAGTCCTTGGCAGATGATGTGAGCTCCATGGGCTCAGACTCGGAGATAAATGGGCTGGCCCTGCGCAAGACGGACAAGTATGGCTTCCTTGGGGGCAGCCAGTATTCGGGCAGTCT AGAAAGCTCCATTCCTGTGGATGTGGCTCGGCAGCGGGAGCTCAAATGGCTGGAGATGTTCAGTAACTGGGATAAGTGGCTGTCACGGCGTTTCCAGAAG GTGAAGCTGCGCTGCCGGAAGGGgatcccctcctccctcagagcCAAGGCCTGGCAGTACCTGTCCAATAGCAAGGAACTCCTGGAGCAGAACCCTGGCAAGTTTGAG GAGCTGGAACGGGCTCCTGGGGACCCTAAGTGGCTGGATGTGATTGAGAAGGACCTGCACCGCCAGTTCCCTTTCCATGAGATGTTTGCTGCTCGAGGGGGGCATGG GCAACAGGACCTGTATCGGATCCTAAAGGCCTATACCATCTACCGGCCTGATGAGGGCTATtgccaggcccaggccccagtGGCTGCAGTGCTGCTCATGCACATGCCTGCTGAG CAAGCTTTTTGGTGCCTGGTGCAGATCTGTGACAAGTACCTCCCTGGTTACTACAGTGCAGGGCTG GAGGCCATTCAGCTGGATGGAGAAATCTTTTTTGCTCTGTTGCGCCGGGCCTCCCCGCTGGCACATCGGCACCTGCGGCGACAGCGCATTGACCCCGTGCTCTACATGACAGAATGGTTCATGTGCATCTTCGCCCGCACCCTGCCCTGGGCATCAGTACTGCGTGTCTGGGATATGTTCTTCTGTGAAG GCGTCAAGATCATCTTCCGGGTGGCCCTGGTGCTGCTGCGGCACACGCTGGGCTCGGTGGAGAAGCTCCGCTCCTGCCAGGGCATGTATGAGACCATGGAGCAGCTGCGCAACCTGCCCCAGCAGTGCATGCAGGAGGACTTCCTGGTGCATGAG GTCACCAACCTCCCAGTGACAGAAGCCCTGATTGAGCGAGAGAACACAACCCAGCTTAAGAAGTGGCGGGAAACCCGGGGGGAGCTGCAGTATCGGCCCTCTCGGCGACTACATGGCTCCCGGGCCATCCATGAGGAGCGTCGGCGGCAGCAGCCACCTCTGGGCCCCTCGTCCAGCCTTCTTAGCCTCCCTGGCCTCAAGAGCCGAGGTTCCCGGGCTACGGGGGGGgtcccctctccacctcctcctgcccGCAGGGCTAGTGCTGGGCCCACTCCAGGGCCCGTGGTCACTGCTGAGGGACTACATCCATCCCTTCCTTCGCCTACTGGCAATAGCACCCCACTGGCTCCCAGCAAGGAGActcgaaggcaagagaaagagcggcagaaacaggaaaaggaacgTGAGAAGGAGCGGCAGAAACAGGAGAAAGAACGGGAAAAGCAAGAGAAGGAGCGGCAGAAGTGGGAaaaagagcaggagaaggagcaacagaagcaggagaaggagcggcagaagcaggaaaagaaggCCCAGGGCAGGAAGCTCTCACTGCGTCGAAAGGCAgatgggccccccaccccccaggatgGTGGGGACAGGTCCTCGGCATCTGAGGCCCGGCAGGATGCTTACTTCTGA
- the LOC102151745 gene encoding sesquipedalian-1-like — MKLHQKSVLNFFRGYRKAPDREGILLKKGARNISYQRRWFILRGNLLFYLENQADHTPLGLILLENCRVEPRLGATEPYAFTILTPRVEGTAGRAYKLAAENQEELGAWLWALAGASWRRLVALLPPLEAQYRELCQAAGQEPSSPPEDCGFLATLGIPSSFQELHEHFGKEIRVLQVVRRGPQANNGGSRSQAKEEQELSS, encoded by the coding sequence ATGAAACTGCACCAGAAATCCGTACTCAATTTCTTCCGTGGATACAGAAAAGCTCCAGACCGCGAGGGCATCTTGCTGAAGAAAGGAGCCCGAAATATCAGCTATCAACGCCGCTGGTTCATCCTCCGGGGAAACCTCCTCTTCTACCTGGAGAACCAGGCGGACCACACACCCCTGGGCCTCATTCTCTTGGAAAACTGTCGGGTGGAGCCACGCCTTGGGGCCACAGAACCCTATGCCTTTACCATACTGACCCCTAGGGTTGAGGGAACAGCTGGGCGTGCCTACAAATTGGCAGCAGAAAACCAGGAAGAGCTGGGAGCCTGGCTGTGGGCACTAGCTGGGGCGAGCTGGAGGCGGCTGGTGGCGCTACTACCCCCCCTGGAGGCCCAGTACCGGGAGCTGTGCCAGGCAGCTGGCCAAGAGCCCAGCTCACCCCCAGAGGACTGTGGCTTTCTTGCCACCCTCGGTATCCCCTCCAGCTTCCAGGAATTGCATGAGCACTTTGGAAAGGAGATCCGGGTGCTGCAGGTGGTGCGTAGAGGGCCCCAGGCTAACAATGGGGGCAGCAGATCCCAGGCAAAAGAGGAACAGGAGCTCAGCAGCTGA